In Fundidesulfovibrio magnetotacticus, a single window of DNA contains:
- a CDS encoding molybdopterin-dependent aldehyde oxidoreductase: MIKRSLVLNGKPQTVVTDQEETLANVLRKQLKLTGTKVGCGEGQCGACNVIVNGKLTRSCVTKFKRVADGAEIWTIEGIGQPGNLHPLQLAWMVHGGAQCGFCSPGFIVSAKALLDATPNPTRTEVREWFQKNRNACRCTGYKPLVDAVMDAAKVLNGKLKASDLAFKLPADGRIWGTNFPRPTAEAKVTGTCDYGADLGVKMPENTLQLALVQATVSHAKIKSIDTSEALKMPGVHSVVTHKDVKGKNRITGLITFPTNKGDGWDRPILCDEKVFQYGDAIAIVCADTEKNAKAAAEKVKVELEELPAYMSAPAAMADDAIEIHPGTPNIYFIQKIAKGEETKPVFDKADVVVEDDFYVGRQPHMPIEPDVGFAYLNDEGKLVIHSKSIGLHLHLYMIAPGLGVEADKLVMIQNPAGGTFGYKFSPTMEALVGVAALATGRPVFLCYDYHQQQTYTGKRSPFFMNVRLAAGKDGKLLGMESDWTVDHGPYSEFGDLLTLRGAQFIGAGYSIPSIRGEGRTVCTNHAWGSAFRGYGSPQSEFASEVLMDELAEKLGMDPLELRYLNCYRKGDTTPNGQEPEVLSLPEMIDILRPKYQAAKAKAAKNSTAEVKRGVGISLGVYGAGLDGPDASEAYVELNPDNTITIFNTWEDHGQGADMGSLGTAHEALRPMGVKPEQIKLVMNDTSVAPNSGPAGGSRSQVMVGKAIIAGCELLMAAMRKADKTYRTYDEMVAENIPTKYTGQWTAPATHCDTNGVGNPFSCYMYGLFMSEVAVEVATGKTTVEKMTLVADVGTLCNKLVVDGQMYGGIAQGIGLALSEDFEDIKKHSTLVGAGFPYTQQIPDDMELIYVETPREHGPHGASGTGELPLTCPHAAVINAIYNACGVRITKLPALPEKVLAGLKAKQ; this comes from the coding sequence ATGATCAAGCGGAGTCTCGTTCTCAACGGCAAACCCCAGACCGTGGTCACGGACCAGGAAGAGACCCTGGCCAACGTGCTGCGCAAGCAGCTCAAGCTCACCGGCACCAAAGTGGGCTGCGGCGAAGGCCAGTGCGGCGCGTGCAACGTGATCGTGAACGGCAAGCTCACGCGCTCCTGCGTGACCAAGTTCAAGCGCGTGGCCGACGGCGCGGAAATCTGGACCATCGAGGGCATCGGCCAGCCCGGCAACCTGCACCCGCTCCAGCTGGCCTGGATGGTGCACGGCGGCGCGCAGTGCGGCTTCTGCTCCCCCGGCTTCATCGTCTCCGCCAAGGCCCTGCTGGACGCCACCCCCAACCCCACCCGCACCGAGGTGCGCGAATGGTTCCAGAAGAACCGCAACGCCTGCCGCTGCACCGGCTACAAGCCCCTGGTGGACGCCGTGATGGACGCCGCCAAGGTGCTCAACGGCAAGCTCAAGGCCTCCGACCTGGCTTTCAAGCTGCCCGCCGACGGCCGCATCTGGGGCACCAACTTCCCCCGCCCCACCGCCGAGGCCAAGGTGACCGGCACCTGCGACTACGGCGCGGACCTGGGCGTGAAGATGCCCGAGAACACCCTGCAGCTGGCCCTGGTGCAGGCCACGGTTTCCCACGCCAAGATCAAGTCCATCGACACCTCCGAGGCACTGAAGATGCCCGGCGTGCACAGCGTGGTCACCCACAAGGACGTGAAGGGCAAGAACCGCATCACGGGCCTGATCACCTTCCCCACCAACAAGGGCGACGGATGGGACCGCCCCATCCTCTGCGACGAGAAGGTGTTCCAGTACGGCGACGCCATCGCCATCGTCTGCGCGGACACCGAGAAGAACGCCAAGGCGGCGGCCGAAAAAGTGAAAGTGGAACTTGAAGAACTGCCGGCCTACATGAGCGCCCCGGCGGCCATGGCCGACGACGCCATCGAGATCCATCCCGGCACCCCCAACATCTACTTCATCCAGAAGATCGCCAAGGGCGAAGAGACCAAGCCCGTCTTCGACAAGGCCGACGTGGTGGTGGAAGACGACTTCTACGTGGGACGCCAGCCCCACATGCCCATCGAGCCGGACGTAGGCTTCGCCTACCTCAACGACGAGGGCAAGCTGGTGATCCACTCCAAGTCCATCGGCCTGCACCTGCACCTCTACATGATCGCTCCGGGCCTTGGCGTCGAGGCCGACAAGCTGGTCATGATCCAGAACCCGGCGGGCGGCACCTTCGGCTACAAGTTCAGCCCCACCATGGAAGCCCTGGTGGGCGTGGCCGCCCTGGCCACCGGCCGCCCGGTGTTCCTGTGCTACGATTATCACCAGCAGCAGACCTACACCGGCAAGCGCTCGCCCTTCTTCATGAACGTGCGCCTGGCCGCCGGAAAGGACGGCAAGCTCCTGGGCATGGAATCCGACTGGACCGTGGACCACGGCCCCTACTCGGAGTTCGGCGACCTCTTGACCCTGCGCGGCGCGCAGTTCATCGGCGCGGGTTATTCCATCCCCAGCATCCGGGGCGAAGGCCGCACCGTGTGCACCAACCACGCATGGGGCTCGGCCTTCCGCGGTTACGGATCGCCCCAGAGCGAGTTCGCTTCGGAAGTGCTCATGGACGAGCTGGCCGAAAAGCTCGGCATGGACCCCCTGGAGCTGCGCTACCTCAACTGCTACCGCAAGGGCGACACCACCCCCAACGGCCAGGAGCCCGAAGTCCTGAGCCTGCCGGAGATGATCGACATCCTGCGCCCCAAGTACCAGGCCGCCAAAGCCAAGGCCGCGAAGAACTCCACCGCCGAGGTCAAGCGCGGCGTGGGCATCTCCCTTGGCGTGTACGGCGCGGGCCTGGACGGCCCCGACGCCTCCGAGGCGTATGTTGAGCTCAACCCCGACAACACCATCACCATCTTCAACACCTGGGAAGACCACGGCCAGGGCGCGGACATGGGCTCGCTCGGCACCGCGCACGAGGCCCTGCGTCCCATGGGCGTGAAGCCCGAGCAGATCAAGCTGGTGATGAACGACACCAGCGTCGCCCCCAACTCCGGCCCGGCGGGCGGCAGCCGCTCCCAGGTCATGGTGGGCAAGGCCATCATCGCGGGCTGCGAACTGCTCATGGCCGCCATGCGCAAGGCCGACAAGACCTACCGCACCTACGACGAGATGGTGGCCGAGAATATCCCCACCAAGTACACCGGCCAGTGGACCGCCCCGGCCACCCACTGCGACACCAACGGCGTGGGCAACCCCTTCAGCTGCTACATGTACGGCCTGTTCATGTCCGAAGTGGCCGTTGAAGTGGCCACCGGCAAGACCACCGTGGAGAAGATGACCCTGGTGGCCGACGTCGGCACCCTGTGCAACAAGCTCGTGGTGGACGGCCAGATGTACGGCGGCATCGCCCAGGGCATCGGCCTGGCCCTCTCCGAGGACTTCGAGGACATCAAGAAGCACTCCACCCTGGTGGGCGCGGGCTTCCCCTACACCCAGCAGATCCCCGATGACATGGAACTGATCTACGTGGAGACCCCGCGCGAGCACGGCCCCCACGGCGCGTCCGGCACGGGCGAGCTGCCGCTCACCTGCCCCCACGCGGCGGTGATCAACGCCATCTACAACGCCTGCGGCGTGCGCATCACCAAGCTCCCGGCCCTGCCGGAAAAGGTGCTGGCGGGCCTCAAGGCCAAGCAGTAA
- a CDS encoding pyridine nucleotide-disulfide oxidoreductase/dicluster-binding protein — MEQRDLRDWERRCIQEEQPACQAACPLHVDVRAFMERMRAGDHDGARKVLDRTMPLPGILARICDHPCENACIRRDAGGTLAVGELERACIRLARPSPKPLTLPGRGKRAAVAGTGLAALVCAWDLARKGHEVTLFCPDPAPGGRLRGLPPHILPPEALEREIERLRALGVVLRPGEAWRGGLEPDYDAAFVEHGQPGCPERREEVDAVTLSSGAPGVFHGGWPAAGGGLSSMAEAADGRRAAASIDRFMTGASLTAERDKEGACATRLFTSLEGVAPLPRLEPDDAQGYADPARASAEAARCLLCQCLECVKRCTYLERHKGYPKKYARQIYNNAAIVQGVHQANRMVNSCSLCGLCASVCPEGFSMAELCLTARRDMVERGKMPPSVHEFALEDMAFNNGPAFALARHEPGRSRSSHLFFPGCQLAASRPGHVESAYAFLRGRLEGGVGLMLGCCGAPALWSGREELFRNSLRDLEASWEALGRPRVVTACASCLALFGEHAPHLGAVSLWEVLDAAPLPEPTGARPDGPVAVHDPCTLRHAPGVRGAVRAVLARLGVPFEELPRGGERTECCGYGGLMAEADPELAREVTARQASQSPLDYAASCAMCRDRLARQGKRTWHALDFVFPGPLHAPEAAGPGLSDRQESRARLKAALLRDVWGEIPDEDAPQGPSIVLGPEAAALLEDRRILREDLRAVLAHARASGAFFTDRSTGRSLASLRPRRVTFWALYSPSGEGFEVHRAWSHRMEVPPAAAGEAGKGSAELVYLPEAGDWACSCGEPLAPRPVDVSYLGSGFRITLLACSSCSASLVPESLATGKMAQVEALLEDK, encoded by the coding sequence ATGGAACAACGCGACCTCAGAGACTGGGAACGGCGCTGCATCCAGGAGGAACAGCCCGCCTGCCAGGCCGCCTGCCCCCTCCACGTGGACGTGCGAGCCTTCATGGAGCGCATGCGCGCGGGCGACCACGACGGCGCGCGCAAGGTCCTGGACAGGACCATGCCGCTTCCAGGCATCCTGGCCCGCATCTGCGACCACCCCTGCGAAAACGCCTGCATCCGACGCGACGCGGGCGGGACGCTGGCCGTGGGCGAACTGGAACGCGCTTGCATCCGGCTGGCCAGGCCCTCGCCCAAACCCCTGACGCTCCCCGGCAGGGGCAAGCGCGCCGCCGTTGCCGGAACAGGCCTCGCAGCCCTGGTCTGCGCCTGGGATCTGGCGCGCAAGGGCCACGAGGTCACTCTTTTCTGCCCCGATCCGGCTCCCGGGGGCCGCCTGCGCGGGCTGCCCCCCCACATCCTGCCTCCAGAGGCCCTGGAGCGCGAGATCGAGCGCCTGCGCGCCCTGGGGGTAGTCCTGCGCCCGGGCGAGGCCTGGCGCGGCGGGCTCGAACCCGATTACGACGCGGCTTTCGTGGAACACGGCCAGCCCGGATGCCCGGAACGCCGCGAAGAGGTCGATGCCGTGACCCTCTCGTCCGGGGCCCCCGGCGTCTTCCACGGCGGTTGGCCCGCAGCCGGGGGTGGCCTTTCCTCCATGGCTGAGGCTGCGGACGGTCGCCGCGCAGCGGCATCCATTGACCGGTTCATGACCGGGGCGTCCCTCACCGCCGAGCGCGACAAGGAAGGGGCCTGCGCAACGCGCCTTTTCACCTCCCTGGAGGGCGTGGCGCCCCTGCCCCGCCTGGAGCCTGACGACGCCCAAGGCTACGCCGACCCGGCCCGGGCCTCGGCCGAGGCCGCGCGCTGCCTGCTTTGCCAGTGCCTGGAATGCGTGAAGCGCTGCACCTATCTTGAGCGCCACAAAGGCTATCCCAAAAAGTACGCCCGCCAGATCTACAACAACGCGGCCATCGTTCAGGGCGTGCACCAGGCCAACCGCATGGTCAATTCGTGCAGCCTCTGCGGGCTGTGCGCTTCGGTGTGCCCCGAAGGCTTTTCCATGGCCGAACTGTGCCTCACGGCCAGACGCGACATGGTGGAGCGCGGCAAAATGCCCCCCTCGGTCCACGAGTTCGCCCTGGAGGACATGGCCTTCAACAACGGTCCGGCCTTCGCCCTGGCCCGCCATGAGCCGGGGCGCTCCCGAAGCTCCCACCTCTTCTTCCCCGGCTGCCAGCTGGCCGCCTCACGCCCCGGCCACGTGGAGAGCGCCTACGCCTTCCTGCGCGGCCGCCTGGAGGGAGGCGTGGGGCTCATGCTGGGCTGCTGCGGCGCGCCCGCCCTGTGGTCCGGCAGGGAGGAGCTGTTCCGGAACTCCCTGCGCGACCTCGAAGCCAGCTGGGAGGCCCTGGGCCGTCCGCGCGTCGTCACGGCCTGCGCCTCGTGCCTCGCGCTCTTTGGCGAGCACGCGCCGCATCTCGGGGCCGTCTCGCTCTGGGAGGTCCTGGATGCGGCCCCGCTGCCCGAGCCCACGGGGGCGCGCCCGGACGGCCCCGTGGCCGTGCACGATCCCTGCACCCTGCGCCACGCCCCCGGCGTGCGCGGGGCCGTGCGCGCCGTGCTCGCCCGCCTGGGCGTGCCCTTCGAGGAACTGCCCCGGGGCGGCGAACGCACCGAGTGCTGCGGCTACGGCGGACTCATGGCCGAGGCCGATCCCGAACTGGCCCGCGAGGTCACGGCCCGTCAGGCGTCCCAGAGCCCCCTGGACTACGCCGCCTCCTGCGCCATGTGCCGCGACAGGCTGGCCCGCCAGGGCAAGCGGACCTGGCACGCCCTGGACTTCGTGTTCCCCGGCCCCCTCCATGCCCCCGAAGCCGCCGGGCCGGGCCTCTCGGATCGCCAGGAGTCGCGCGCGCGCCTGAAAGCCGCCCTGCTGCGCGACGTGTGGGGCGAAATCCCCGACGAGGACGCGCCGCAAGGCCCCTCCATCGTGCTCGGCCCCGAGGCCGCCGCGCTCCTGGAGGACCGGCGCATCCTGCGCGAAGACCTGCGCGCCGTGCTCGCCCACGCCCGGGCGTCGGGCGCGTTCTTCACAGACCGCTCCACGGGACGCTCGCTGGCCAGCCTGCGCCCCCGACGCGTCACCTTCTGGGCGCTGTACTCCCCGAGCGGCGAGGGCTTCGAGGTCCACCGCGCCTGGAGCCACCGCATGGAGGTCCCTCCGGCGGCGGCCGGGGAGGCGGGCAAGGGGTCGGCCGAACTGGTCTACCTGCCGGAAGCGGGCGACTGGGCCTGCTCCTGCGGGGAACCTCTCGCGCCGCGCCCCGTGGACGTGTCCTATCTGGGCAGCGGATTCCGCATCACGCTCCTGGCCTGCTCCTCCTGCAGCGCGTCGCTGGTCCCCGAAAGCCTGGCAACGGGCAAAATGGCCCAGGTGGAAGCCCTCCTGGAGGACAAGTAG
- the trsM gene encoding DVU_1556 family methyltransferase: MGEPRLFELEDFLRAAGPALRPGGTTLTALALEHCRLPEGALVADVGCGRGASLALLEGKGFRAVGIDPSAALLSQAPREAPGARLALGRAEALPFKPGRFAAAFCECVLSLTADPLRALREIRRVLAVGGFLALSDLYLRDPQAGGAEPPPGCASGTVSRQTLEERLRQAGFAVLVFVDHSRLLAELAGRLLFAGLSIKDLGLGGPCRGRPGYCLCIAQRED; encoded by the coding sequence GTGGGCGAACCAAGGCTCTTCGAGCTAGAGGACTTCCTGCGCGCCGCCGGGCCCGCCCTGCGCCCCGGCGGCACGACCCTCACCGCCCTGGCCCTGGAGCACTGCCGCCTGCCCGAAGGCGCCCTGGTGGCGGACGTGGGCTGCGGGCGCGGCGCGTCGCTGGCCCTGCTGGAGGGCAAGGGGTTTCGCGCCGTGGGCATCGACCCTTCCGCCGCGCTGCTCTCCCAGGCCCCTCGCGAGGCCCCCGGGGCGCGGCTGGCCCTGGGGCGCGCCGAGGCCCTGCCGTTCAAGCCCGGCCGCTTCGCCGCCGCCTTCTGTGAATGCGTGCTCTCCCTGACCGCCGACCCGCTCCGGGCATTGCGGGAGATCAGGCGGGTCCTGGCCGTCGGAGGCTTCCTCGCGCTCTCGGACCTCTACCTGCGCGACCCCCAGGCAGGCGGGGCTGAACCGCCCCCGGGCTGCGCCTCGGGAACCGTGTCCCGCCAGACCCTGGAGGAACGCCTTCGCCAGGCCGGGTTCGCTGTGCTGGTCTTCGTGGACCACAGCCGCCTGCTGGCGGAATTGGCCGGGCGACTGCTCTTCGCGGGCCTCTCCATCAAAGACCTGGGCCTGGGCGGCCCCTGCCGGGGCAGACCCGGCTACTGCTTGTGCATCGCCCAACGGGAGGACTAG
- a CDS encoding DVU_1555 family C-GCAxxG-C-C protein, whose protein sequence is MSRYLMDILPLAARGYCCSQILGLLALSAQDADNPGLVRALGGLCHGMGQCGRTCGVLTGGACVLSLYLGRGADHETASDKADLAVSEFVEWFEERTAPYGGTACADILGECHDAKPDMSRCAGIIGDAWGRILEILAEQGVDPARPRE, encoded by the coding sequence ATGAGCCGCTACCTCATGGACATCCTGCCCCTGGCCGCCAGGGGCTACTGTTGCAGCCAGATTCTGGGGCTCCTGGCCCTCAGCGCCCAGGACGCCGACAACCCCGGCCTGGTGCGCGCCCTGGGGGGCCTGTGCCACGGCATGGGCCAGTGCGGCCGCACGTGCGGCGTGCTCACGGGCGGGGCCTGCGTCCTCTCCCTGTATCTTGGCCGGGGAGCGGACCACGAAACCGCCTCGGACAAGGCCGACCTGGCCGTCTCGGAGTTCGTGGAGTGGTTCGAGGAGCGCACGGCCCCCTACGGAGGCACGGCCTGCGCGGACATCCTGGGCGAGTGCCACGACGCCAAGCCCGACATGAGCCGCTGCGCGGGGATCATCGGCGACGCCTGGGGACGCATCCTGGAAATCCTCGCGGAGCAGGGCGTGGACCCGGCGCGGCCCAGGGAGTGA
- the trsS gene encoding radical SAM (seleno)protein TrsS, which yields MPPQSAPPCPADTWSLCPVCLKRLPARRATHGDCVFLERTCPDHGHFRVPVWVGEPALSSWRRPKTPSPPNPGGETGRGCPYDCGLCAAHAQHTCTALVEVTGRCDLCCPVCFADSGHGASADPSLEALRRRLVALRLQAGACNLQLSGGEPTVRDDLPEIVAAAREARFAFVQLNTNGLRLAREHGYAARLARAGLASVFLQFDGSDAACAALRGRALLSEKLAAVEACARAGLGVVLVPTVARGVNEGELGAILALALSLAPGVRGVHFQPMAAFGRRPGKPGERGLHGPTLPETLRLLVAQSEGLLRAEHFHPPGCEHAMCSFSGTFLREGHGLKPLGDAAGGCCPEPSPQVPSALEGATASRAFTARQWAAPPPEPAPGLAADDFDRFLAQAGSSNRFSISCMAFQDAWTVDLERLRGCCIHVSQPDGGLIPFCALNIVSSTGRPLHREGGLP from the coding sequence ATGCCCCCGCAGTCCGCGCCGCCCTGCCCGGCCGACACATGGAGCCTCTGCCCCGTCTGCCTGAAGCGCCTGCCCGCCCGCAGGGCCACCCACGGCGACTGCGTGTTCCTGGAGCGCACCTGCCCGGACCACGGCCACTTCCGCGTGCCCGTGTGGGTCGGGGAGCCCGCCCTGTCGTCCTGGCGGCGTCCCAAGACGCCCTCGCCCCCCAATCCCGGGGGCGAAACCGGGCGCGGATGCCCTTACGACTGCGGCCTTTGCGCCGCCCACGCCCAGCACACCTGCACCGCCCTGGTGGAGGTGACCGGACGCTGCGACCTGTGCTGCCCGGTCTGCTTCGCCGACTCCGGCCACGGCGCGTCGGCCGACCCCTCCCTGGAAGCCCTGCGTCGCCGCCTGGTCGCGTTGCGTCTCCAGGCAGGAGCGTGCAACCTCCAGCTCTCCGGCGGGGAGCCCACCGTGCGCGACGACCTCCCTGAGATCGTGGCCGCCGCGCGGGAGGCGAGGTTCGCCTTCGTGCAACTCAACACCAACGGTCTGCGCCTGGCCCGCGAACACGGCTACGCCGCGCGTCTTGCCCGGGCCGGCCTGGCCTCGGTGTTCCTCCAGTTCGACGGCTCCGACGCGGCCTGCGCCGCCCTGAGGGGCCGCGCGCTCCTCTCGGAGAAGCTCGCGGCAGTGGAGGCCTGCGCCCGGGCCGGGCTGGGGGTGGTGCTCGTGCCCACGGTGGCGCGCGGGGTCAACGAGGGGGAGCTGGGGGCGATCCTCGCCCTGGCCCTGTCCCTGGCCCCCGGGGTGCGCGGGGTGCATTTCCAGCCCATGGCCGCCTTCGGCCGCCGCCCCGGCAAGCCCGGCGAGCGCGGCCTGCACGGCCCCACCCTGCCGGAGACGCTGCGGCTCCTGGTGGCGCAATCCGAAGGGCTCCTGCGCGCGGAGCATTTCCATCCTCCAGGATGTGAGCACGCCATGTGCTCCTTCTCGGGCACGTTCCTGCGCGAGGGGCACGGGCTCAAGCCCCTGGGGGATGCGGCGGGCGGCTGTTGCCCGGAGCCGTCGCCCCAGGTCCCGTCGGCCCTGGAGGGCGCAACGGCATCCCGGGCCTTCACCGCGCGCCAGTGGGCCGCGCCGCCGCCCGAGCCAGCCCCCGGACTTGCCGCCGACGATTTCGACCGCTTCCTTGCGCAAGCCGGGAGTTCCAACCGCTTCAGCATCTCCTGCATGGCCTTCCAGGACGCCTGGACCGTGGACCTGGAACGCCTGCGCGGCTGCTGCATCCACGTGAGCCAGCCCGACGGCGGCCTGATCCCCTTCTGCGCCTTGAACATCGTTTCGTCCACGGGAAGGCCCCTGCACCGCGAAGGAGGCCTGCCGTGA
- a CDS encoding DVU_1553 family AMP-dependent CoA ligase, translating into MTRCPLDAWIEARTGVSGPDPAALRRWQIESLFKIAEWARAQSPLYAARLAGVNLSSRDSAALPFTTPDDLRGRAHDLLCVSQDEVERVVTLTTSGTTGSSKRIFLTGHDLESTLDFFRRGMATFTGPGDAVLVLLPGRRDDCAAVLLARALEEIGVRAVLSPWPCPPYEALRLAVREGVTCLAALPSQLAALLAECPGGGIARVDRALTSGEPVSDSLRLAAARAGIEVYAHYGLTETGFGGGVECQAHSGYHLREADILVEIVDPFTGAPLLPGADGEVVLSTLSRVGMPLLRYRTGDLSRMLPGPCPCGSPLPRLGPVTGRIVRSSGHIRIQTPTKGTAQAS; encoded by the coding sequence GTGACGCGCTGCCCACTGGACGCCTGGATCGAGGCCCGAACCGGCGTGTCCGGCCCCGATCCCGCCGCGTTGCGTCGCTGGCAGATCGAAAGCCTCTTCAAAATAGCCGAGTGGGCCAGGGCGCAAAGTCCGCTCTACGCCGCGCGACTGGCCGGGGTGAACCTCTCATCCAGGGACTCCGCCGCCCTGCCGTTCACAACGCCCGACGATCTGCGCGGCCGCGCGCACGACCTGCTCTGCGTCTCCCAGGACGAGGTGGAGCGCGTGGTGACACTCACCACCTCCGGCACCACCGGCAGCTCCAAGCGCATCTTCCTTACGGGACACGACCTGGAGTCCACACTGGACTTCTTCCGCCGGGGCATGGCCACCTTCACCGGCCCCGGCGACGCCGTGCTGGTGCTCCTGCCGGGCAGACGCGATGACTGCGCGGCCGTGCTCCTGGCCAGGGCGCTGGAGGAGATCGGCGTGCGCGCGGTGTTGTCGCCCTGGCCCTGCCCGCCGTACGAAGCCCTGCGCCTGGCCGTGAGGGAGGGCGTCACCTGCCTGGCCGCCCTGCCCTCGCAGCTGGCCGCGCTGTTGGCGGAATGTCCCGGCGGGGGCATCGCGAGGGTGGACCGCGCGCTCACCTCCGGCGAACCCGTGTCCGACTCCCTGCGCCTGGCCGCCGCGCGCGCGGGCATCGAGGTCTACGCCCACTACGGCCTCACCGAGACGGGCTTCGGCGGCGGGGTGGAATGCCAGGCCCACAGCGGCTACCATCTGCGCGAGGCAGACATCCTGGTGGAGATCGTGGACCCCTTCACCGGAGCGCCGCTCCTTCCCGGGGCCGACGGCGAGGTGGTGCTGAGCACGCTCTCGCGCGTCGGCATGCCGCTGCTGCGCTACCGCACCGGCGATCTGTCCCGGATGCTCCCCGGCCCCTGTCCCTGCGGCAGCCCCCTGCCCCGGCTCGGCCCCGTCACGGGGCGCATCGTGCGCTCGAGCGGGCACATCCGCATCCAAACCCCTACCAAAGGAACGGCCCAAGCCTCATGA
- a CDS encoding XdhC family aldehyde oxidoreductase maturation factor, which translates to MTDLLKTLTGWLSQGMPVAVATIVTNEGSTPRTAGAKLLARPDGTMAGTVGGGLVEAQVLQAAARTLESGASELLDFNLTGELAAGADMICGGRLRVFLERVLPGPEAALFDRLEALLSGGRACLLATPLDGGRRALLTLHGEQAPSGLPPDVEQGLREAARDIQAPMIHEAADGVRRLLEPFIPRPLLVVAGGGHVSLPTSRIAAMVGFRVAVLDDRPEFANPERFPWAALARAVPMERCLDGLDIGPDASVAIVTRGHVHDALVLSLALRTSAGYVGMIGSRRKRDAVYDKLRKEGFTETDLARVRCPIGLDIGAQTPEEIAVSIVAELIQSRAVRQGLPL; encoded by the coding sequence ATGACCGATCTCCTGAAGACCCTCACCGGCTGGCTGAGCCAGGGCATGCCCGTGGCCGTTGCCACCATCGTCACCAACGAGGGCTCCACGCCGCGCACGGCCGGGGCCAAGCTCCTGGCGCGCCCGGACGGGACCATGGCGGGCACCGTGGGCGGCGGCCTCGTGGAGGCCCAGGTGCTCCAGGCCGCCGCACGGACACTGGAGAGCGGCGCGTCCGAACTGCTGGACTTCAACCTCACGGGCGAACTGGCCGCCGGGGCGGACATGATCTGCGGCGGAAGGCTGCGGGTGTTCCTGGAGCGCGTGCTCCCCGGCCCCGAGGCGGCGCTCTTCGACCGGCTGGAAGCCCTGCTTTCCGGGGGTCGCGCCTGCCTGCTGGCCACGCCCCTGGACGGCGGCCGACGCGCACTCCTGACCCTGCACGGTGAGCAGGCCCCCTCCGGCTTGCCCCCGGACGTGGAACAGGGCCTGCGCGAGGCCGCCCGGGACATCCAGGCCCCCATGATCCATGAGGCGGCCGACGGCGTGCGCCGCCTCCTGGAGCCGTTCATCCCCCGCCCGCTGCTGGTGGTGGCCGGAGGCGGCCACGTGTCGCTGCCCACTTCGCGCATCGCGGCCATGGTCGGCTTTCGCGTGGCGGTGCTGGACGACAGGCCTGAGTTCGCCAATCCCGAACGGTTTCCCTGGGCGGCCCTGGCCCGGGCCGTGCCCATGGAGCGCTGCCTGGACGGCCTGGACATCGGCCCCGACGCCAGCGTGGCCATCGTCACGCGCGGGCACGTGCACGACGCCCTGGTGCTCTCCCTGGCCCTACGCACCTCCGCCGGGTACGTGGGCATGATCGGCAGCCGCCGCAAGCGCGACGCGGTTTACGACAAGCTGCGCAAGGAAGGCTTCACCGAAACGGACCTGGCCCGCGTGCGCTGCCCCATCGGCCTGGACATCGGGGCGCAGACGCCCGAGGAAATCGCCGTGAGCATCGTGGCCGAACTCATCCAGTCCCGCGCCGTGCGCCAGGGGCTGCCTCTGTGA